Sequence from the Pyxidicoccus xibeiensis genome:
TGCGAAGGGACGCTCGCTGCCCACGGTGGTGCAGATCGTCCAGCTCAAGGACAGCGTCCGGCTGGAGCGCGCGGGCTTCAAGGATTTGTGGGGCAAGCCCGAGGAGCTCCTCAAGGAGGACCTGCTGCAGGTGGCCGAGGTGGTGGTGCCGCCGGGCCGCCAGGTGACGCGCTGGGTGCAGAGAGATCCGAAGGCGCGCTTCGTGCTGGCCATGGGGCACTTCCGGCAGCCGCTGGGCTACTCGTGGCGCACGGTGGCGGTGCTGGCGCCGGTGGAGGAGAAGCGCTGCGTGGAGCGCCCCGCCGGAGACCAGGGCACGCCGAAGCCGGAGGACGAGGTCTTCCGCTACCGGCTGCAGGGCTACCAGATTGACTTGATGCTCCGCCCCGTCACCCGGGCGCCGGAGCCGAGAATCCCACCCAGCGCGGGCGACCGGGTGTCGCCGCGGAGAGGCGTATGAAATCGGTTCAGCGTGTCGTGTGGTCCGAGGGCATGTTCATGAGCCCCCACCACCTCCAGCAGCAGGACCTGTACCACGAGCAGCTCCTGGACGTGCGCCTGGCGGCGATGGAGCCGTACCCCTGGGGCGTGGTGGCCCTGGAGCTGGACATGGAGGCGCTGCGCGCCGGCCAGGTGCAGCTGTCGCGCTTCGTGGGCGTGCTCCCGGACGGGCTGCCCGTCTCCTTCGAGTCCGGTGACGCCGAGGCCCCGCCCGCGCGGCCCGCGGAGGGCTACTTCCCGCCCGCCCAGCGCACGCTGGACGTGTACCTGGGCGTGCCGCGCGAGCGCAGCGGCGTGGAGAGCTACGGCAGCGGGGAGCGGCTGGGTGGAAGCCCGCGCTACACGCCGTCCGCGCGCCCCATCAGTGACTTGACGGCGTCCACGTCCATCTCCCAGGTGGCCTTCGCGCAGCGCAACGTGCGGCTCTTGTTCGGCACCGAGCCGCGCGACGACTTCGAGGCCATCAAGCTGTGCGAGCTGGCGCGCGACAAGTCCGGCAACCTCACGCTCGTCGAGTCGTACATCCCCCCGTGCCTGCGCATCGACGCGTCGCCCTTCATCATGGGCGAGGTGCGCACGCTGCTGCGGCTGATGGTGTCCAAGCAGCGCCAGCTGTCCTCGCGCCGCCGGCACCGGGACGCGTCCGCACTGGAGTTCACCGCGGGCGACGTGACGCTCTTCCTCGAGCTCAACGCGCTCAACGGCACCATCCCCTACCTCCAGCACGCGCTGGACGCGGGCAACCTGCGGCCGC
This genomic interval carries:
- the tssJ gene encoding type VI secretion system lipoprotein TssJ, whose translation is MLALRHTGAGAVKVAGRCHRWGVVAALALMMSGSVGCAKRVPQACETPPPFQVVVDASEQLNPDAKGRSLPTVVQIVQLKDSVRLERAGFKDLWGKPEELLKEDLLQVAEVVVPPGRQVTRWVQRDPKARFVLAMGHFRQPLGYSWRTVAVLAPVEEKRCVERPAGDQGTPKPEDEVFRYRLQGYQIDLMLRPVTRAPEPRIPPSAGDRVSPRRGV
- the tssK gene encoding type VI secretion system baseplate subunit TssK: MKSVQRVVWSEGMFMSPHHLQQQDLYHEQLLDVRLAAMEPYPWGVVALELDMEALRAGQVQLSRFVGVLPDGLPVSFESGDAEAPPARPAEGYFPPAQRTLDVYLGVPRERSGVESYGSGERLGGSPRYTPSARPISDLTASTSISQVAFAQRNVRLLFGTEPRDDFEAIKLCELARDKSGNLTLVESYIPPCLRIDASPFIMGEVRTLLRLMVSKQRQLSSRRRHRDASALEFTAGDVTLFLELNALNGTIPYLQHALDAGNLRPRDLYLTLVQTAGQLCTFSASADPSTLPSFQFTNLRATYEELFRRISDLMRSVALEQCLTVDLSAGTDGMFRGRLEDERLERCGQFLLAVRSELPERTVAEQLPKLSKVAAWDDIRSLLQAAAPGVPLAVTYRPPPEVPVQPGTVYFSLSMNDGYWRNVMRDRNLALYLPQPFDVSRTTVELLAVPTANR